AGTCAGCCTACACCGTCGATAACTCCTGCTCCAAAGCAGAGCCATAAGGCTGGGACTGGCAGAAAACAGGGAATTAGGGCTAGCAGGGAAACAGCCTTATTAATCCGATGTACAGGGGGTTGCAATGAGGGATTAGAGTTACTAATCCAAAGGTAGCATTGCTGTTGTGGCTGAAACAAGGCTTGCTATTTAAAGGGAAGGGGCTACTTGCTGCTCCGAGTCCGCACCTGTCTAGAAAGGATGCACCCCCCCACTGCACGCCCCCACTAGatgtggagggagagaggagcagaatgGGAGACAGAGATGattaaagacatgaaaaaaTGCAGATTCTTTGATGAGGGAGATGATGCTAAAAGGTAAAGAGAGAAGAGATCAGATTAGATCTACAGAAACAAATTCTTCCataagggacaaaaaaaacccgTAGAGAATGTGAAGGTCAAACGATGATTTGTGTGTAgatatacattttctttctgttttaggGAAAGGATGCaaaatacgtgtgtgtgtgccctaAATTCAACCACATTATCCAGCGTCTCCTGTGAGCTCCCTCGCCACATTAGCACAACAGCATTATGTAAGACTTTTCTCACACATGTTCCCACGTGCAGACGCTCACACACCTGAATTCAGACAAACCAAGACGGCTCCATACCGAACTCTGAGGTCGTGGATTTCCCAAACAACAAATGACTGCATCGAAAAAGGCAGTGAAACCACTCTCAGGGGGTAAACAAGGCAGCGATTTAGGAAATATCTCCAAAGACTTGATCGATTTTTGTCCGTTTTAAATGGCTGTACCTCCAGACAGGCTTTACGTTTCTGCTGCGGCTGTAAAGGCATTTCATTTAAGATTTTCCTCATCCTCTGTTTTCCCATAGAGATCGACAGAACGAGTAGAagggaaatgaaaagagaaaacaaaaacaaaaaggtgttgGAGAGGTGAGAAGGGGAGAAGAAATGTTTCAGAGGTTGTATATATAGGCGCCAGTGCTAGGTGAAATATACATTTgtaggcttgtatgtaaaagtgaaacagatttttttttttaatgtttttgttacttGAAATCCATCTTTCAATTGTGCAAGTGTTTCTGAGTGTGATTCTGTTCTTGTTGGTGTCTCTCTGTGACAGCACCACCAGGAGTGTGTTAACACTTCCCCCACATGTAAAAATCTGTAAAGTTATTCTATACAGTACGGTTCGGACtcaggaggtgtagaggaggaggaggagtgcagTTAAgcgaggaaaacaaacacaattccGCTGTGAGGTTTTCCACACACGATCCTCATGTCTAATTAAAAGGCACCATAAATCGCACTTAGCACACGTGATGCCCACCGTGAAGATATCTACAatctgtctgcagcaggaataAAACCCCATGAAATGAAATCCTGTGATGCACAAGAGGACTCCCAACTGCCACCGCGCAACCATGAAACACAAACTGGCGGGCTTGCATGAGAAATTTATGTGTGTAGCTGCCTTTGAAGCACAGGAGCACGTATGCGATATATGTCAGAGACTGCGGAGGAATCTCTAAGGTGGCCTCTAACCTAGATTTGGACCGAAAGGGTGTTCAGTTGTTTAATAATGGATGAAGCAGCCGCCTTTCTTCTCCAGCTGAGAACGAACAACGCTAACGTGACTCCACTAACACGGATGACTCGATAAACATGTGACGACAGAGTCATTCTGCCGTCCCAAGTAATCCCCGAACGGACAAGGGGGGATGGAAAAAGCTGCTTCTTCTGAGGAGCTGACTCCAAAGATGTGTCATCAGAAGTATGCTCTGGAACGGGACAACCGCTGAGGTAAAGTTACGACTGAGAGGGCagaaagagcaggaggagaggagggggatggAAATGAGAccaggagaagaggagaaatgaTGGGTTGAAGGATAGAGTCTAGAGTGATGCGTTGTGGTTTACGAGAGAAAAAACAACTAGGAAAAGAAAGTGGGGTAAATTATACATGGGGAGTTGGAGCAAAGAAGTTGGAGTAATAGTcgatgagtaaaaaaaaaaagagagagaaatgcgTCCTGGTACCTGTGAATGGCAGCGAAGAGGTCCTCCGTGGTTCGGGTCCTTGAGGGAGTAGGGGTCACCATTTTACCCTCAGGGGTGCCGTTGGCCGACGGGGCTGGAGACGATTCAGCCGTGCTGGAGTCAAACACTTCACCTATAGGAAACAAacaagttacacacacacacacacacacacacacacacagttagaagAGAGGACAAGAACACACTTGAGTGGTACACACTCATCATGTCGCATTAACCTGTCTGCCTATAAAAGCTGAAGTTGCTACGGAGGATGTAACCGACTGTCTTCTTACATTGTCTTACTGTCTGTGgatttcccctcctctccttttcttcttctctagttTGGTCTCTTTTCTTgtcctcccccttctcctcctcctctcatcctctgcACTCACGTCTGCGCTCCGACTGCCTGAGCCGCTGCAGGCAGTCTCACTTTACGCTCTCCCCATCCTCCCCTTCATCCCCTTTACCAGATCtattccccctcccctcccctctgataCGATgcagcccctcccccccttccgCTAACcacggagagaaaaaaaagcatcaccCCTGGGACGCTTGCCCCCTCCCTTACCtcagagagaaggaagaggggaaaGATTGGGAGtgggacagagagcgagagagagatagagagagagagagagagagagagagagaggggggctgACTGAGAACGAGAGATTAGCAGTGAGGAAAAGGGAAAAGCAGAGAAGCAAAAATTGATATTTGGAAATAAAGATGGATGGTGGAGTGGAGGCGAGAAGACAGTCGAGGCTGAGGTgtgtgaaagaaggaggaggtggggggaaagagaaagagcaatGCGGGAAAAGGGAAGGGACAGTACACATGAGATCTCTGCATACGAAATATAGAAGGATGGGTagaaaagagagtgagagaggatgaATACAAGAGGCTGCAGCAGTGCTTTCTCTGTGATAAGCCGTCTATCTTGCGctgttttcacagttttcagCCTGTGGTTTGAAGTTTGGATGCTTTTCTTTTGGAGGGCAAAAATCAATTTCACAGCTGCTTGAGGAGCTGGCCGCACACCCAACAGGCATCCGCACCACTACTAACCATAGAGGATTATGGTAATGAGTTGAACCATCACATTTGAGTATTTACTGAAACTATCCACACTTTTCCTACATCTGTTTCTGAGAATTTCTAACTTCTAacatttggataaaaaaaaaagaaaaaaaaaaaggacacatcaACTCACCATTGTCGTCGTCCTTGGAGCTAACGGATCCAGTCGTGCTACTTGTTccgtctccttcctcctcttcctcttcatgagcctctccattagtgcacaGTTCATATTCAAACCTTGTCTCCTGGCTGTTAGGAGCAGGGAGTTGGAACTCGTCCGGGCTAACTGTGGACGTTTCGCTGCTCTCCACAAGAAGCTCTGAACTCTCGGAAATGTCCTCCTCGTCTACCTCCCGTCGCTcaacttttatttctttctcctcttcctttgtgtctcttttcGGTCCATCTACTTGGTCTTCTGCGTGTGACAGCATGTGTATGTCTTCCTGTGAAGATGGAGCCTGTCCATTGATCGTTTGGGAGTTAAACGGTGGTAAAAAAGAGATTTTGGGTTTCTTGGAGACTGCCGGAGGTTTCTGTTTGGCAGGAGAGCTTTTGGAGCTCTCTTGGGGACACGGCTCTTCAACGCCCTCCTTTccatttaagaaaatgtaactcTGATCCTCGCCTTTTCCATTTATGAGAGCACGCTCTGGTGTGTAGTCTGTGATACTGCAGTCAAAAGAGAAATCTTCTAAGAGCTTTGAGACAGGCGATGGTGAGGAGTTGCGTGAAACTACCTCCTGGGAGCAGTTTGACAGGCATAATATGCTGGGATGCTCCAGGGGAGAAGACTTCTCTTGGTTCTGGGGTTTGAGACCCTGAAGGAGGTCCATGCCCGTTTCCTGAGCTCTGGTGTGCTCTGATTTGCCATTAATCTTCTCCTCTGGGCATTTAACAGAGCGAAGCTGAACGCTCTGCAGCGCAAACGGAGTGATGAGGGGCTTAGGTGACTTCTTCGGGCCGCTTGAAGGTTCTGGTTTAGGAGAATCCTTCGCTGCCTTCACAAAAGATGGGGAGGAGGATGGGACAAAAGCAGGCAGTGGAGGAGGTGGCGGTGGACCCATGGAGGGGACtggagggggaggtggagggggaggtggagggggaggacTAAAGCTCCCGTTAAAGGACGAACTTGGGGAGATTAGCATTTCAGGGGTTGGAGGAGGCGGGAACTCTGGGGAGGTGGAGCAGGCAGGGGTCGGCCTCAGAGCTGGACCCTGTTGAGCAGATGACGGAGGAGTACCTTCGCAGGAACTCGGTGGCAGAGGgggagggaaaggaggaggtgGGCTAATAGGGGTGTTtggagcggaggaggaggaggaaggcggAAGCggtggtggagggggaggagcagggCCAAAGCTTTTAAGCGAGTCAGAGGTGTTAGAGGACAGGGaggttgaagaggaggacatagacacagaggagagaagggatGACTTTCTCTCTGGGACTTTGGGCCTCGGCCGGCTTCCCGAGGGGGACATGGACCTGACCACCGAGGGCACTGGGGTTCCAGCTGTGGGGGTGTTGGACTGGCTGGAATAGCCGCTGGATGGTGAGGTCAGTCTGTGAACTCTGTCCGGGGAGGAGGTGGACATCTTGGGCTTTACTGCTACTCTCCCCTCCTGTCCTGGAGCTCCTGCAGCCTGGTTGTTTTTGTGAATCTCCCCTCCATTCTGTAAGTCTCCCATTTGAGCCCCATTGGAAAGGTTATTAGTGCTGTGTTCTGGAGGAGTCTGTTCCCTCTGGTCTCCATGGTTACGAGGGTAGTCCATGTAGTAGCCCCAGGAGTCAGCGTAGTCCGAGCGCAAGCTGCTGGTCTCACTCTGAGCAGGCGTCATATGGCACAATGAGTACACGTTTGAGACGCCTCCACAGTTTGCGTTAGCCCTAAAGGATGCCGCGGAGCTTCCTGCGCTGATGCTACTTTGACTGCGCGGCCGCAGCACCCAGGGGTCGTCGTAGTCGCTGCTGGGGCTGTGAGAGGGTGACGAAGGTGAGGCCCCTTTCCCTTTCCCTCCTCTCAGGCCAAGTTGAAGGCTCTGCTGCAAGCTGGCGATCAGAGTCTCGTTCAGCATGGCTCCGTCTGGCTCGTTGACGCCGCTGATGGCGCTCACACCTCCGAGCGGCTTTTTCCCTCCGGGCTTGCGTCTCAGAGAGTCTGTACGAGCTGGTGGCAGCGGGGGCTTCTTGGACTTGCGCAGGGAAATGCTTCGGGAAAGAGAGCGGTCGCTGTACAAGCTCCCAGAGTCCTCCTGATTCGCCAGCTCACGGCACTCGTACATGCTGTGCCGCGTGGCTCGTCCAGCTGCTGCACTGGGCCCGCTGCCATGGCTACGAGAGCGCAGGCCGGAGTCCATGTGCATGGAGGTGTAGTACCCATCATTATCTTGGGAATAGAGGGAGCTGGAGTCAGTGGTGGTCCTGGAGGAATGGTCCAGGCTGCTGTACAGCTGGTTGATGGGAGTGGAGCAGCTGGAGGTGAGAGTACGATGTTGAACCACCACATTCTCTGGCGTGTCGTAGATCCAAtgctcctcctgcagacagGACGGTGGCGTTGGGGCCAGGGTGCTGTGGCTGTGAATGCTGCTGTCTGATTGCCCAGACTCGCTAGCGGGGGCTGCGACTATCCGGCGGCCATCGTTGGCTGCGTGAGTGGGTGTAGAAGTGGCAAGGGCTGGGCAGGTGGAGCTGTGCGTGAAGGCTCCTGGACTGGAGACCAGGCGGTCCGTGTTGGTGGAGTAGGCCAAGCTGAGCGGCCGAGCTGTGGGGTAAGCCGAGGCAGGGGAGTGGGGGAGCTGAGCGGAGGTGTTCAGGGTGATAACCTCGGAGGAGCCAGACATGGTGGCATTTGGAATGAGCGAGGTGGAGTAAGCAGCATGTGGCGAGACTACACAAGCTGGACCTCCACCCCAATCACTTGCTTGGGTCCCCCTCACCTCCTGAGACTTCGGCCTGGGCAGGGTGCCTGACCTTGGGGCGTGTCTCAAGTGGACAGCGGTTTCATCAACCTGAAGCTTCCCAATCTGCCTCTGGGTAGTCAGTTGCTCCACCGACTTGATGGGGGTGCTGCTGTAGATGGGATCAGCGCTGAGGGACACCCTGGCGCCCTGGCGGGGCAGACTGTGAAAGCGGGAAGGGTCTCCATTAAACTGGTTCTGCAGCATCAAGATTCCAGAGCTGTCGCTGCTCGAGATTGAAATGCTTCCAGTtgaagaggaagcagagatTCCAGCCATCTGAGCAGCGATTCCCTGGCCTCTCTGAGCCCGGATTCTCCTCATAGATGGGGGAACGATCTTAATTTCTTCTGTCTGGCAGCTGGTGTCTTTAGTCTGTGAACGTCGAAGTGTAGAGTTGACACTCACAGCTCTGCCCAAGGTGGAGTACTGACCCGGGATGAACATGGAATGCGGCCGGAGCTCTCCACCATGTCCCTTTGCGGCTGtcgaagaaataaagaaaataagatAAACCTAGGATTGATCAAAATATGTTATTTTCTCTGCGTCCTTCTCATTCCTCTGTCAGGCTACATCAGCCACAAATCTGGACTGTTAAACAAACTGTGGTCACAGGGTAGCTAATTAATTAGATTTGCTTTAACCCTGTTATATACGCTAATAACTTCTGGTTTTCATTAAGAAGGAAAGGATAcgaagaaagacagagactcTCTGGTCTGCTTCTCATTCTTTTCTAGCTTTGGCTcagtctgataaaaaaaaacaaaaaaaaaacgctaatAGCCGGGTCCAGGACAGACAGCTGGTAAGAAATGAAGCAGCCAGAAACACCAACACGTACATGACAgaaacatacacagagacatagGTGAACACATATACAAGGTTGACAAAGTCATGCACAGGACATGCAGGACAGAACATACAGAGAAatgcatagagagagagaaagagagagagagagagacaaggacaTTTAGAAATGCAGAtaccacaaagacaaaaacgCACTGAACATACCGgcttgtaaacaaacaatttGAAGAATGAATTGTAAAACACGAGAGGATGTCTAGTTTGTCTCCCATCTGTGGTGGCTCCCCTGTTGATGCTCGTATCCCAAATAAGGAACACTTGTGcgtcctttcttctctctcccttctcgtctctctcttaaccacacatgcactctcttcctccttttgcTAAAAGCTGGAGTGACAgcttggctgctgctgctgctgcgataGATTAAGCTGCAGGTCTACTTCGCAGTgcgaggagagggagggatgaagCACTGGGACAATTACCCCGACCCAGTAATCATGACATTCAGAGGCTGTCGTCAGCTGGGCACTAACTGGACTTTTCAGCTCTTCTCCTATCAGGAATGTGATCTTACCGCACAGAAATATACGACATTCTCTTTAAACACGGCTGCCACCCCTCAGCTCAGAGGCGTGTAAATAAACAGCAGCCATGCGGTGCCGTCAGCACAACACAGTGTCAGCTTACTGATCTTGGAGCTCACTAAACACCAACTCAGCTTAGTAACTCAGAGAAGGCGACGTCTAAACCTTCATGTATGTTATTTCCCCCCCACTCAGAGGCAGAAAAGAGGGTTATTGGATGATTTAGGTTCCCTTGATCAGGGGGCCTATTGGTAAGCAAGACACACATGGGATACAAGCTTAGATTATCAATATGGCTCCAGGATTAAAGCACAGACACaattaacacacacagttttctgAAAAGGGCTAAAGAAAGTTGACCCCTGAAGGATTACGTTACCATCCGTAATAAAGAGCGGCTAACCCTTGTTCTTTACTTCTACATTTCCTTATTTTTCCAACAAAGTCTTATATAAGATTCTTTGAAGGCAAACGTTTCTAGAAAAGAAGAAActatgtaaattaaaaaacacagaactagTGAAAAGAATTCCATAGCTGCTGCTTGGCTGTGGAAGCAGCAAAACAGGGTGGAAGAGAGCAAATGAGGACACTTGGTATGTAGAgctgaaagagggagagactgaACAGCTGCTTGGCCTTGATCCAACACTGTGGACCTGCATATGTGGTTTTCTCCCCCCTAAATATGACTTACTTGGAACAATACTGCTGGAGCGAGTAGATTCTCTGCTCAGTATTaaacaggtttgatttaaaTAACTGAATTCAGTCAGTGtaaggaaagaaggagggaTGCTTGTCCAGAGTGTTGGTACAGGTCTGTGGACAGTAGAGGGCAACATATTGCCCCGCAGCAATCCATACCTAGCTCCAGGTTGAAGTTGTCAGGCAGCCCTGATATAGTCTTTCTGCGTTTGACCTTCTTGGGCCGGCGGGACACGGTGTCAGTGTTAATGAGGGAGCGCCGGATGCTCGCCTGTCGGTCAAACACTGCCCCTGTTAGCCGGGAGGGCGAGAGCAAGGCAGGCGGACACACAGGCAAACAGCAGTGGGTTAGTCAGAGGGAACAAACTCAACAACAtgcagaattgtttttttttttttttttaacatgcaaaACCAGGGAGAGAAACATATCGGGTCAGTCCAACCTAATTTTATCAAAACATCTTCTAATTTCCCCCAAATGGCATACAACCATGTAGATAGTTATAGATATGCAGATAGtttacatttaacttttcagttttaaaatatcatattttatctttttcatCTTAACAGAACCTGTCTCCGTGAGTCCTCACATAGGACACACCGTCCGCAGTTTTCATAGAAACTAAAACAGTAGTTCTCTGGAAAACTGCAGCTCAACCATTACTGACATTTTTAAGGTTGTTAGCCATGTGGATTTTTGagagttaaagaaaataaaaatcagccgatacattttttaaaacatgaactcTTAACATAACAAATCTCTATTAATATCTATAAGTGGATCCTAAAATGATTTAAGACCTTACTGTGGAATCTTTATGTAATTGATTAATGCTTAGAATGCCTGTGATAACTTTCCAATGATCTCCATTTCATTGGGTGGAGGCAGAGTTGAGGAGGAAAATATTTCCTCTAtactttaacaacaacaactgcattGCATTAGAACATTGGAGGAAATTGAGCAAATGTTATACTGCTACTTGATGGATGTGACCCTTTAACCTCTTTATCCACCAGctaaaatgcaaacaaatatcTATTCATCTGTTTTTAGCCTTACAactcaaaatatttaaagtaagAGCTTGgcaaagaaaaccttttttttttttggctgatggTTAATGTTACTTTTTCAACCCTGTATACTCAGGTAGCTCAGGTGTAAACATACATGTGACACATGTGAGATGTATGGTTCATGCTTCATGCTCTTATCAAAGAAATACACACGTGCAATAGACAGGAGTTGAAGCATGCaagtgcgcgcacacacacaaacacacacacacacacacacacacacacacacacacacacacacacacacacacacacacacacacacacacacacacacacacacacacacacacacacacacacacacacacacacactactatgTGCTTCAAATTTGATAACAAAATAAGTTCATAACCAGTAGTTTATGCAGATCTAAAGATAGCTTAGGCTAATATTTAGTGAGAAAAGATAGATTAATGAATACTCTTTATCTCACTGAACCCttgcaaattttttttttgaaaactgtAACTGCAATGTCGCTCTCTGCAgctataaaaagaaaacacccaCACCAGCGATAAATAGTGTGTCCCACAAAGACGACTGCATCTTATCTTTAAGTCTCCTCAgtatctctctccctcgctctctgtccAGTTTTCCTGAGGGTATAACGATATACACATATCTGCTCCTCTTTCCGCTGTTTGGCTAGCTGGTGAAAGCCTGCAGCCGTTAGGGAAATAGAAATTGATATGGGAGCAGATATTGTCTATCACATTGCCCTTACAGTGACAGACACAGGGGGAGACCAGGGACCTtctgagtgtgtgggtgtgtgtgtgtgtgtgtgtgtgtgtgtgtgttttaactctGTCTCGCTGAGTAATCTAAAGTGACAGGAGATGAAGTCTACAGTGATTTGTGTGGAGTGGGACCACATTAAGCTCTCATTAGTGCCAAAGGATGATGGGACTGGAGTTATATTGGATTTGAAAACTGTAAAACTCAGATATAGTTTCTGAACTATGATTATTTTAGTCTGGTGCTGTTGCTCATTTGTTATCTACACCTTATATAGGATATCTGGCTTGAGTATATATAAAGTCATATGAGTGAGAAGTCAGACAAGCCACATAGTCAACTATAAATGATCTGAACTCTCAGAATAAGATGCTCAATCCTAATATATGTGTGTGGCTTCTGTGTGGCAGAAAGCACTGAAGAATGTGACATGCTAACAAGGGA
The Labrus mixtus chromosome 12, fLabMix1.1, whole genome shotgun sequence genome window above contains:
- the nhsl1b gene encoding NHS-like protein 1 isoform X2, coding for MPFHQRSIEPRRVSRLSAREETGRRKLRKPVLFSSLDEVGCHTLTNIIHQLSDLSRHASDIFLGIEMEAGMVFRRSCRIHGRLQRLQCEVRKFDPKNVKIPVSNLDEESKWTVHYTAPWHQQENVFLPGSRPPCVEDLHRQAKVNLKTALRECDKLRKDGFRSSQYYSQGPIFTDPAESTVSMQDEEDDENDKKSTASSAEDNKSQLSMRPHTPLGGSEGGDGSEVDGQVGWNKSAPLPTPEEKMRQTAKAVPTDIVAINVTGAVFDRQASIRRSLINTDTVSRRPKKVKRRKTISGLPDNFNLELAAKGHGGELRPHSMFIPGQYSTLGRAVSVNSTLRRSQTKDTSCQTEEIKIVPPSMRRIRAQRGQGIAAQMAGISASSSTGSISISSSDSSGILMLQNQFNGDPSRFHSLPRQGARVSLSADPIYSSTPIKSVEQLTTQRQIGKLQVDETAVHLRHAPRSGTLPRPKSQEVRGTQASDWGGGPACVVSPHAAYSTSLIPNATMSGSSEVITLNTSAQLPHSPASAYPTARPLSLAYSTNTDRLVSSPGAFTHSSTCPALATSTPTHAANDGRRIVAAPASESGQSDSSIHSHSTLAPTPPSCLQEEHWIYDTPENVVVQHRTLTSSCSTPINQLYSSLDHSSRTTTDSSSLYSQDNDGYYTSMHMDSGLRSRSHGSGPSAAAGRATRHSMYECRELANQEDSGSLYSDRSLSRSISLRKSKKPPLPPARTDSLRRKPGGKKPLGGVSAISGVNEPDGAMLNETLIASLQQSLQLGLRGGKGKGASPSSPSHSPSSDYDDPWVLRPRSQSSISAGSSAASFRANANCGGVSNVYSLCHMTPAQSETSSLRSDYADSWGYYMDYPRNHGDQREQTPPEHSTNNLSNGAQMGDLQNGGEIHKNNQAAGAPGQEGRVAVKPKMSTSSPDRVHRLTSPSSGYSSQSNTPTAGTPVPSVVRSMSPSGSRPRPKVPERKSSLLSSVSMSSSSTSLSSNTSDSLKSFGPAPPPPPPLPPSSSSSAPNTPISPPPPFPPPLPPSSCEGTPPSSAQQGPALRPTPACSTSPEFPPPPTPEMLISPSSSFNGSFSPPPPPPPPPPPPVPSMGPPPPPPLPAFVPSSSPSFVKAAKDSPKPEPSSGPKKSPKPLITPFALQSVQLRSVKCPEEKINGKSEHTRAQETGMDLLQGLKPQNQEKSSPLEHPSILCLSNCSQEVVSRNSSPSPVSKLLEDFSFDCSITDYTPERALINGKGEDQSYIFLNGKEGVEEPCPQESSKSSPAKQKPPAVSKKPKISFLPPFNSQTINGQAPSSQEDIHMLSHAEDQVDGPKRDTKEEEKEIKVERREVDEEDISESSELLVESSETSTVSPDEFQLPAPNSQETRFEYELCTNGEAHEEEEEEGDGTSSTTGSVSSKDDDNGEVFDSSTAESSPAPSANGTPEGKMVTPTPSRTRTTEDLFAAIHRSKRKVLGRRESDEEKSRTGSQPQSPPVTPTITPPASISPSSRQTSSIQRNLRKSSTSSDTFKALLLKKGSRTETSFRMSAAEMLRTTDPRSQRTRSESALDSPAASPSSPTHSPLTSPGRGKRATEEWSRYEALSLSSPTSSYSFGGFKYGRSRTPPSAASSKYNARNRILSSPMTVICEREGELAESEYGDTAESLSGPKNQTLPVLQDSNGTLSEESRS
- the nhsl1b gene encoding NHS-like protein 1 isoform X5, which encodes MVFIGTSLKSVIKYFKRKAVSNLDEESKWTVHYTAPWHQQENVFLPGSRPPCVEDLHRQAKVNLKTALRECDKLRKDGFRSSQYYSQGPIFTDPAESTVSMQDEEDDENDKKSTASSAEDNKSQLSMRPHTPLGGSEGGDGSEVDGQVGWNKSAPLPTPEEKMRQTAKAVPTDIVAINVTGAVFDRQASIRRSLINTDTVSRRPKKVKRRKTISGLPDNFNLELAAKGHGGELRPHSMFIPGQYSTLGRAVSVNSTLRRSQTKDTSCQTEEIKIVPPSMRRIRAQRGQGIAAQMAGISASSSTGSISISSSDSSGILMLQNQFNGDPSRFHSLPRQGARVSLSADPIYSSTPIKSVEQLTTQRQIGKLQVDETAVHLRHAPRSGTLPRPKSQEVRGTQASDWGGGPACVVSPHAAYSTSLIPNATMSGSSEVITLNTSAQLPHSPASAYPTARPLSLAYSTNTDRLVSSPGAFTHSSTCPALATSTPTHAANDGRRIVAAPASESGQSDSSIHSHSTLAPTPPSCLQEEHWIYDTPENVVVQHRTLTSSCSTPINQLYSSLDHSSRTTTDSSSLYSQDNDGYYTSMHMDSGLRSRSHGSGPSAAAGRATRHSMYECRELANQEDSGSLYSDRSLSRSISLRKSKKPPLPPARTDSLRRKPGGKKPLGGVSAISGVNEPDGAMLNETLIASLQQSLQLGLRGGKGKGASPSSPSHSPSSDYDDPWVLRPRSQSSISAGSSAASFRANANCGGVSNVYSLCHMTPAQSETSSLRSDYADSWGYYMDYPRNHGDQREQTPPEHSTNNLSNGAQMGDLQNGGEIHKNNQAAGAPGQEGRVAVKPKMSTSSPDRVHRLTSPSSGYSSQSNTPTAGTPVPSVVRSMSPSGSRPRPKVPERKSSLLSSVSMSSSSTSLSSNTSDSLKSFGPAPPPPPPLPPSSSSSAPNTPISPPPPFPPPLPPSSCEGTPPSSAQQGPALRPTPACSTSPEFPPPPTPEMLISPSSSFNGSFSPPPPPPPPPPPPVPSMGPPPPPPLPAFVPSSSPSFVKAAKDSPKPEPSSGPKKSPKPLITPFALQSVQLRSVKCPEEKINGKSEHTRAQETGMDLLQGLKPQNQEKSSPLEHPSILCLSNCSQEVVSRNSSPSPVSKLLEDFSFDCSITDYTPERALINGKGEDQSYIFLNGKEGVEEPCPQESSKSSPAKQKPPAVSKKPKISFLPPFNSQTINGQAPSSQEDIHMLSHAEDQVDGPKRDTKEEEKEIKVERREVDEEDISESSELLVESSETSTVSPDEFQLPAPNSQETRFEYELCTNGEAHEEEEEEGDGTSSTTGSVSSKDDDNGEVFDSSTAESSPAPSANGTPEGKMVTPTPSRTRTTEDLFAAIHRSKRKVLGRRESDEEKSRTGSQPQSPPVTPTITPPASISPSSRQTSSIQRNLRKSSTSSDTFKALLLKKGSRTETSFRMSAAEMLRTTDPRSQRTRSESALDSPAASPSSPTHSPLTSPGRGKRATEEWSRYEALSLSSPTSSYSFGGFKYGRSRTPPSAASSKYNARNRILSSPMTVICEREGELAESEYGDTAESLSGPKNQTLPVLQDSNGTLSEESRS
- the nhsl1b gene encoding NHS-like protein 1 isoform X3, which produces MRMRGDRRSASFRKEKPAGLSRALSWLSVSNLSRQNSRIFHSQSELHTVHTVHNRHTYSHTHLHTAEGHKDDDDDWVYKPQHKIAVSNLDEESKWTVHYTAPWHQQENVFLPGSRPPCVEDLHRQAKVNLKTALRECDKLRKDGFRSSQYYSQGPIFTDPAESTVSMQDEEDDENDKKSTASSAEDNKSQLSMRPHTPLGGSEGGDGSEVDGQVGWNKSAPLPTPEEKMRQTAKAVPTDIVAINVTGAVFDRQASIRRSLINTDTVSRRPKKVKRRKTISGLPDNFNLELAAKGHGGELRPHSMFIPGQYSTLGRAVSVNSTLRRSQTKDTSCQTEEIKIVPPSMRRIRAQRGQGIAAQMAGISASSSTGSISISSSDSSGILMLQNQFNGDPSRFHSLPRQGARVSLSADPIYSSTPIKSVEQLTTQRQIGKLQVDETAVHLRHAPRSGTLPRPKSQEVRGTQASDWGGGPACVVSPHAAYSTSLIPNATMSGSSEVITLNTSAQLPHSPASAYPTARPLSLAYSTNTDRLVSSPGAFTHSSTCPALATSTPTHAANDGRRIVAAPASESGQSDSSIHSHSTLAPTPPSCLQEEHWIYDTPENVVVQHRTLTSSCSTPINQLYSSLDHSSRTTTDSSSLYSQDNDGYYTSMHMDSGLRSRSHGSGPSAAAGRATRHSMYECRELANQEDSGSLYSDRSLSRSISLRKSKKPPLPPARTDSLRRKPGGKKPLGGVSAISGVNEPDGAMLNETLIASLQQSLQLGLRGGKGKGASPSSPSHSPSSDYDDPWVLRPRSQSSISAGSSAASFRANANCGGVSNVYSLCHMTPAQSETSSLRSDYADSWGYYMDYPRNHGDQREQTPPEHSTNNLSNGAQMGDLQNGGEIHKNNQAAGAPGQEGRVAVKPKMSTSSPDRVHRLTSPSSGYSSQSNTPTAGTPVPSVVRSMSPSGSRPRPKVPERKSSLLSSVSMSSSSTSLSSNTSDSLKSFGPAPPPPPPLPPSSSSSAPNTPISPPPPFPPPLPPSSCEGTPPSSAQQGPALRPTPACSTSPEFPPPPTPEMLISPSSSFNGSFSPPPPPPPPPPPPVPSMGPPPPPPLPAFVPSSSPSFVKAAKDSPKPEPSSGPKKSPKPLITPFALQSVQLRSVKCPEEKINGKSEHTRAQETGMDLLQGLKPQNQEKSSPLEHPSILCLSNCSQEVVSRNSSPSPVSKLLEDFSFDCSITDYTPERALINGKGEDQSYIFLNGKEGVEEPCPQESSKSSPAKQKPPAVSKKPKISFLPPFNSQTINGQAPSSQEDIHMLSHAEDQVDGPKRDTKEEEKEIKVERREVDEEDISESSELLVESSETSTVSPDEFQLPAPNSQETRFEYELCTNGEAHEEEEEEGDGTSSTTGSVSSKDDDNGEVFDSSTAESSPAPSANGTPEGKMVTPTPSRTRTTEDLFAAIHRSKRKVLGRRESDEEKSRTGSQPQSPPVTPTITPPASISPSSRQTSSIQRNLRKSSTSSDTFKALLLKKGSRTETSFRMSAAEMLRTTDPRSQRTRSESALDSPAASPSSPTHSPLTSPGRGKRATEEWSRYEALSLSSPTSSYSFGGFKYGRSRTPPSAASSKYNARNRILSSPMTVICEREGELAESEYGDTAESLSGPKNQTLPVLQDSNGTLSEESRS